In a single window of the Cydia pomonella isolate Wapato2018A chromosome 2, ilCydPomo1, whole genome shotgun sequence genome:
- the LOC133534682 gene encoding uncharacterized protein LOC133534682 produces the protein MTPLLKISKSVFIFIALTFASKWVYLHYFNKKEKKIAPKEIHEVLMFSHGLGELQRSKYSRCVVTQSMDRLLYFVNSPRYTLDICMYVLTNLDLTQTVLKQHLKGVKVRVIVDADMAYASGSHIRKLEKQGIPVRWMKSTNLMHHKFSLIDALSENPAAVPVVIMGSLNWTNQALSGNWEDVAVTSQRELVEKYRLEFERLWVLFKPIVDKN, from the coding sequence ATGACGCCTTTGTTGAAGATAAGCAAGTCtgtatttatctttattgcacTTACTTTTGCTTCTAAATGGGTATACCTACATTACtttaacaaaaaggaaaagaaaatagCGCCAAAAGAAATACACGAAGTTTTGATGTTTTCTCATGGACTCGGAGAGCTACAAAGGAGTAAATATTCAAGATGCGTTGTTACACAGAGCATGGACCGACTGTTGTATTTTGTAAACTCCCCAAGATACACATTGGATATATGCATGTACGTTTTGACTAATCTTGATTTGACCCAGACAGTATTAAAGCAGCACTTGAAAGGAGTAAAAGTCCGTGTAATAGTTGACGCTGACATGGCGTATGCTTCAGGTTCTCACATAAGAAAATTGGAGAAACAAGGCATTCCTGTCAGGTGGATGaaatctacaaatcttatgcaCCATAAGTTCTCATTGATAGACGCGTTGAGTGAAAACCCAGCAGCTGTGCCGGTGGTGATAATGGGATCTCTCAACTGGACCAATCAAGCCTTGAGTGGTAACTGGGAAGATGTTGCAGTCACTTCGCAAAGGGAACTTGTTGAAAAATACAGACTAGAGTTTGAACGGCTTTGGGTTCTATTTAAACCAATAGTAGATAAGAATTAA